One genomic window of Desulfuromonas sp. AOP6 includes the following:
- a CDS encoding prepilin-type N-terminal cleavage/methylation domain-containing protein — MKRSRFTKGQAGFTLVELLIAVTIFAIGLLAVAGMQITSIRGNSTANIVTSGTAVAEGILEEVLSWDGSRPVFAADATDLAWNFGTVGSPQATLAVEGGGTFSATYSIDADYDGVVNVSRVQVTVTQVGGVLNRPITLVGFKRRI; from the coding sequence ATGAAGAGATCTCGCTTTACGAAGGGGCAGGCAGGATTTACCCTCGTCGAGCTGCTCATTGCCGTCACTATTTTCGCCATCGGTCTGCTGGCGGTCGCCGGCATGCAGATCACCTCGATTCGGGGCAACTCGACGGCCAATATCGTCACTTCCGGGACGGCCGTGGCCGAAGGTATCCTGGAAGAGGTGCTTTCCTGGGATGGTTCCCGGCCGGTCTTCGCTGCGGATGCCACTGACCTGGCGTGGAATTTCGGCACCGTCGGCTCGCCGCAAGCCACCCTTGCCGTCGAAGGTGGTGGCACCTTTTCGGCGACCTATTCCATCGACGCCGACTACGATGGCGTCGTCAATGTCAGTCGCGTGCAGGTAACGGTGACCCAGGTCGGCGGCGTGCTCAATCGTCCTATTACTTTGGTTGGTTTCAAGAGGCGCATATGA
- a CDS encoding PilC/PilY family type IV pilus protein, protein MKNASAIYTPVFGFLKKTASLSSIVTLSLAILLSAALPAWSVDISDTPMGTNITSAAPNIMFVVDDSGSMDWEFMTSEGDGLFDGHYYVFDPAHYSPGHDNTFSSYWTTYHLTGSERLEWKSQWSGYNKIYYNPSVDYKPWPNKSHADVSTPRSNPHNATPTFDLRLEYTTANLTAVEEVVVDNVPGPNFVISAGWGTSTSNCIGDNYHWKNVVDPAQEAKWLPQIPRNGDYDVWVWINDNNPSRDTAANYTVTYNNGAGTATVTLNQNKSPGWYKLGTWYFRSQSPSDAQSVHLAATLSGVSTYMADAVKFTPVGMPSTVRINNAHYYTWDDADDNGQLDTGERIYLVNFVDSDSNGTLDRRDYYEVTASGDAVSLLTPVETPPDSIRPNLFNEDGSVSRFKTDAEDLQNFADWFSFYRRRELTAKAAVSHSIVKMSRVNVGIYSINDSSTRTRVLPIKLEEAAGTSVVDNGDSGYYENGDWDSPSSGRYWVSTGRKRWDGYWVYYDTSGYLDTAYQANSRYTADSGDYARWTPSLNTSGNYDVYAWWHCNSTGDSNAKYTIAYDGGTDTLYKDQSDSGSNVCGDWVLLGNYDFAAGSTGSVRVDRHSGSTGTSTAADAVKFVPTATAATVVNETGTLLDILYEVGASGSTPLRTAFYNVGRYFDQGDNHNGGISGSSGVDGSPYAAEDDGGACQKAFAIVMTDGYYNDSFSSVGNQDGTLGAPYADSYSNTLADIAMKFYKNDLSSTLSNVVPTNSCDQANYQHLVTYTVSFGVQGSIDFADINDDGVEDSPLYEENTCFLDDRTPRPAWPNPAYSDSAKIDDMWHAAVNGRGLFFSAMNPEEMIEAVSSIVTDLTDPASGNSVSVNSEELKTDTVLYQARYQTGEWVGDVIAYPIDPISGAVRSGVGEILWQASHVLQTIDWNDRKVITYNPETATGVPFRSANISAGQRTLLDADATTAGNMIEFLRGRTDNVTATGFRYRTRVLGDIVHSSPMYFNGTVYAGGNDGMLHAFDSETGRERFSYVPNLVFENLHHLTDPDYQHKFYVDLTPYARRISATKTLLIGGLGKGGKGYYALNIANVGSIGATSDEALAVAPIVEWEYPADPATSPDDDLGYTYSQAYIVRSNSSNADHEWVIIFGNGYNSVNGQAMLYVMDLNGNVIRKIATGVASDNGLSTPSVIDVNNDNRADYVYAGDLKGNLWKFDLTANDAAAWTVAFHDGTSPQPLVNIGGEAITAKPDVMRHPMKHGYLVLFGTGKFLGETDRADASPKGIYGIWDSGDDADDLEYLGSLNTTTGGLSNGNGATLLQQTIIDVRNIAYQDTATYRTFSNHLIDWTTAADIVDGDNDSTNNSDVNGDGFITIDDQQPNPAAHAGWFVRFPNTAPYEGERAIKDFLIRDGRVFVVSFVPNTSPCSGGGDSFLYVIDAESGGRLDDAQFRIGSPDDLINIGTVDDPVYVAPTGKSFTGMLHMPKIIRLGNGVERLYMSSSTGVIEEEDVDAERIGMSYWLER, encoded by the coding sequence AGAAAACAGCCTCGTTGTCGTCCATCGTGACGCTGTCCCTCGCAATCCTCCTGTCTGCGGCCCTGCCAGCCTGGTCGGTGGATATCAGTGATACTCCCATGGGCACCAACATCACCTCGGCCGCGCCCAACATCATGTTCGTCGTCGACGACTCGGGCAGTATGGACTGGGAGTTCATGACTTCTGAAGGAGACGGCCTGTTCGACGGACATTACTATGTCTTTGATCCGGCCCATTACTCGCCAGGCCATGACAACACCTTTTCCTCCTACTGGACCACTTATCACCTGACTGGTTCAGAGCGCCTGGAGTGGAAATCCCAGTGGTCGGGTTACAACAAGATTTACTACAACCCATCCGTCGACTATAAACCCTGGCCCAACAAAAGCCACGCCGATGTCAGCACGCCCCGCTCCAATCCCCACAATGCCACGCCGACCTTTGATCTGCGGCTGGAATACACGACAGCCAATCTGACCGCCGTGGAAGAGGTCGTTGTCGATAACGTTCCCGGACCCAATTTCGTGATTTCGGCCGGTTGGGGCACCAGTACCTCCAATTGCATCGGGGATAACTATCACTGGAAAAATGTGGTCGATCCGGCCCAGGAAGCCAAATGGCTGCCGCAGATCCCCCGCAATGGCGATTATGATGTCTGGGTCTGGATCAATGACAACAACCCGTCACGTGATACGGCCGCCAATTACACGGTGACCTACAATAACGGTGCTGGCACGGCCACGGTCACCCTGAACCAGAACAAGTCACCTGGCTGGTATAAGCTGGGAACCTGGTATTTTCGCTCCCAGTCTCCTTCCGACGCCCAGTCCGTGCACCTGGCGGCCACGCTTTCCGGCGTCAGCACCTACATGGCCGACGCTGTCAAGTTCACGCCGGTCGGCATGCCTTCCACGGTGCGGATCAACAACGCCCACTATTATACTTGGGACGATGCGGACGATAATGGCCAACTCGACACTGGTGAGAGGATCTATCTCGTCAACTTCGTCGATTCTGATTCGAACGGAACCCTGGATCGCCGGGATTATTACGAAGTGACCGCCTCCGGTGATGCGGTCAGCCTGCTCACCCCGGTGGAGACGCCACCCGACAGCATCCGGCCCAATCTTTTCAATGAAGATGGCAGTGTCAGCCGATTCAAAACCGACGCCGAGGATCTGCAGAATTTCGCCGACTGGTTTTCGTTCTACCGACGCCGCGAGCTTACGGCCAAGGCCGCTGTTTCGCATTCGATTGTAAAGATGTCGCGGGTAAATGTTGGAATTTATAGCATTAACGATTCGTCAACCCGCACCCGGGTACTCCCCATTAAGCTTGAGGAGGCGGCGGGAACCAGCGTTGTTGACAACGGCGATAGCGGATACTACGAAAATGGCGATTGGGACAGCCCCAGCAGTGGACGCTATTGGGTCAGTACGGGCAGGAAACGATGGGATGGTTACTGGGTTTATTACGACACCAGCGGCTATCTGGACACGGCGTATCAGGCCAACAGCCGCTATACGGCCGATTCAGGCGATTATGCCCGTTGGACTCCCAGTCTCAACACCAGCGGCAACTACGATGTCTATGCCTGGTGGCACTGCAACAGCACCGGTGACAGCAATGCCAAATACACCATAGCCTATGACGGTGGTACCGATACCCTCTACAAGGACCAGAGCGACTCGGGCAGCAATGTGTGCGGTGACTGGGTTCTGTTGGGCAATTACGATTTCGCGGCAGGCTCCACCGGCAGCGTTCGGGTCGATCGGCACTCCGGCAGCACCGGCACGAGTACGGCGGCAGACGCCGTCAAGTTTGTTCCCACCGCCACGGCGGCTACGGTAGTCAACGAGACCGGTACCCTTCTGGACATTCTCTATGAGGTTGGCGCGAGCGGCAGCACGCCGCTGCGCACCGCTTTTTACAACGTTGGCCGCTATTTTGACCAGGGGGACAATCATAACGGCGGCATCAGTGGCAGCTCTGGTGTCGACGGCAGTCCTTATGCCGCCGAAGACGATGGCGGCGCTTGCCAGAAAGCCTTCGCCATCGTCATGACCGATGGCTACTATAACGATTCTTTCAGTTCCGTAGGCAACCAGGATGGCACCTTGGGTGCCCCCTACGCCGATTCCTATTCCAATACGCTGGCGGACATCGCCATGAAGTTTTATAAAAACGACCTCTCCAGCACGTTGTCCAATGTCGTTCCCACCAATTCATGCGACCAGGCCAATTATCAGCATCTGGTCACCTACACGGTATCTTTCGGTGTACAGGGTTCAATCGATTTCGCCGATATCAACGACGATGGGGTGGAGGACTCGCCCCTGTACGAAGAAAATACCTGTTTCCTGGATGACCGGACCCCTCGCCCTGCCTGGCCCAACCCGGCTTATAGCGACAGCGCCAAGATCGATGACATGTGGCATGCCGCCGTCAATGGTCGCGGTCTCTTTTTCAGCGCCATGAACCCGGAAGAGATGATCGAGGCCGTTTCCAGCATCGTCACTGATCTGACCGACCCCGCCTCGGGCAACTCCGTTTCGGTCAACAGTGAAGAACTGAAAACCGATACCGTGCTGTACCAGGCTCGCTATCAGACCGGTGAGTGGGTCGGCGATGTCATCGCCTATCCCATTGACCCCATCAGCGGCGCCGTGCGCTCCGGGGTGGGAGAAATTCTCTGGCAGGCTTCCCATGTCCTGCAGACCATCGACTGGAACGACCGCAAAGTTATTACCTACAACCCGGAAACCGCCACCGGTGTCCCTTTCCGCAGCGCCAACATCAGTGCCGGGCAACGTACCCTCCTGGACGCGGACGCGACGACGGCCGGCAATATGATCGAGTTTCTGCGCGGGCGCACCGACAACGTCACCGCCACCGGTTTCCGCTATCGCACTCGGGTGCTCGGGGATATCGTTCATTCATCCCCCATGTACTTCAATGGAACCGTCTATGCCGGCGGCAATGACGGCATGCTGCATGCGTTTGACTCAGAAACGGGGCGGGAGCGTTTCTCCTATGTTCCCAACCTGGTTTTCGAAAACCTCCACCATCTGACCGATCCCGATTATCAGCATAAGTTCTATGTCGACCTGACGCCCTATGCCCGCCGTATCAGCGCTACCAAGACGCTGTTGATCGGTGGGCTCGGCAAGGGGGGCAAGGGGTATTATGCCCTGAATATCGCCAATGTCGGCTCGATTGGCGCCACCTCCGATGAAGCCTTGGCTGTCGCCCCGATCGTCGAGTGGGAGTATCCTGCCGATCCCGCCACCTCGCCGGACGACGATCTCGGCTACACGTACAGCCAGGCTTATATTGTTCGCTCCAATTCGAGCAATGCCGATCACGAGTGGGTCATTATTTTCGGCAACGGCTACAATAGTGTCAATGGGCAGGCCATGTTGTATGTGATGGATCTCAATGGCAATGTCATTCGCAAAATTGCGACGGGTGTTGCTTCTGACAACGGTCTGTCCACCCCCTCGGTCATTGACGTCAATAATGACAACCGGGCGGATTACGTCTACGCCGGCGATCTTAAGGGCAACCTCTGGAAGTTCGACCTGACCGCGAACGATGCGGCTGCATGGACTGTCGCCTTCCATGACGGTACCAGTCCGCAACCGCTGGTCAATATTGGCGGGGAGGCGATCACCGCCAAGCCCGATGTCATGCGCCATCCCATGAAGCACGGCTACCTGGTCCTTTTCGGTACCGGAAAGTTCCTGGGCGAGACGGATCGCGCCGATGCTTCCCCTAAAGGGATTTACGGCATCTGGGATTCCGGTGACGACGCCGATGACCTGGAGTATCTGGGCAGTCTTAATACGACCACGGGAGGCCTGTCCAACGGCAACGGGGCGACCCTGCTTCAGCAGACCATCATCGATGTCCGGAATATTGCCTATCAGGATACCGCCACCTACAGGACATTCAGCAACCATCTCATTGACTGGACAACGGCGGCTGATATCGTCGATGGGGACAACGATTCGACCAACAACAGCGATGTCAACGGGGATGGCTTCATCACCATCGACGATCAGCAGCCCAATCCGGCCGCCCATGCCGGCTGGTTTGTCAGGTTTCCCAATACGGCACCGTATGAAGGAGAGAGGGCGATCAAGGATTTTCTCATCCGTGATGGACGGGTATTCGTCGTCTCCTTCGTCCCCAATACCTCGCCCTGCTCGGGCGGCGGCGATTCCTTCCTCTACGTCATTGACGCGGAAAGCGGAGGGCGCCTGGATGATGCCCAGTTCCGCATCGGTTCGCCGGATGATCTGATCAATATCGGTACGGTCGATGATCCCGTCTATGTGGCGCCTACGGGCAAGTCCTTCACCGGCATGCTGCACATGCCAAAGATCATCCGCCTGGGGAACGGGGTGGAACGCCTGTACATGAGTTCGTCCACCGGGGTGATCGAAGAAGAAGACGTCGATGCCGAACGCATAGGGATGAGTTACTGGCTGGAGCGTTGA
- a CDS encoding prepilin-type N-terminal cleavage/methylation domain-containing protein — MKSVDHRGFTLIEILVTMALLGIVTMAIYSLYLTTQRTATTQDEVVELQQNLRIAMDQMVRDIRMAGFVVAFDDPPIQNAPNFPVEGDAFIMNTASPSGRAARIDSDLPIAAGDTEATFTLGSSDMVDLFFAEATTGDLVRILRPPSQEQPYAALFRVVGNNRTARTVTLEGFGASPGIQYKAGDGMVVSSGTHPGTIAFYLKDFEIFKEINGGAAQRITAKRQVGANLVNGVTGLEYEYLMENGSTLTTVTGTDRWNIRAVRVTVTGEANVQGDVKTRSLTNVVTLRNR, encoded by the coding sequence ATGAAATCTGTTGATCACAGGGGTTTTACCCTGATTGAAATTCTGGTCACCATGGCGCTCCTCGGCATTGTCACCATGGCCATCTACAGCCTTTACCTGACCACCCAGCGTACCGCCACCACCCAGGATGAGGTGGTCGAGCTGCAGCAGAACCTGCGTATAGCCATGGATCAGATGGTGCGCGATATCCGCATGGCCGGTTTTGTGGTGGCCTTCGATGATCCCCCCATCCAGAACGCGCCCAATTTTCCCGTCGAGGGGGACGCCTTCATCATGAATACCGCCAGTCCCTCCGGCCGTGCCGCCCGTATCGACAGCGACTTACCGATTGCCGCGGGCGACACCGAGGCCACCTTCACCCTGGGGTCCTCCGACATGGTCGACCTCTTTTTTGCGGAGGCCACAACTGGAGACCTCGTGCGCATTCTGCGGCCCCCCAGTCAGGAGCAGCCGTACGCAGCCCTGTTCCGCGTGGTCGGCAATAACAGGACGGCCCGTACCGTGACCCTGGAGGGCTTCGGCGCCTCACCGGGCATTCAGTACAAAGCGGGTGATGGCATGGTGGTCAGTTCGGGTACGCATCCGGGCACCATTGCCTTTTATCTCAAGGATTTCGAGATTTTCAAGGAGATTAACGGTGGTGCGGCTCAGCGGATCACCGCCAAAAGGCAGGTGGGGGCCAACCTGGTCAATGGCGTCACCGGCCTGGAGTATGAATATCTGATGGAGAACGGCAGCACCCTGACCACTGTCACGGGTACGGACCGCTGGAATATCAGAGCCGTGCGGGTCACCGTGACGGGCGAAGCCAATGTGCAGGGCGACGTGAAAACACGAAGCCTGACCAATGTTGTCACTTTGCGAAATCGCTAG
- a CDS encoding PilC/PilY family type IV pilus protein translates to MFRPINTIVTLLLLLLLAVCPLSAVAADTFLGDSAIYAYSPPADPDAEVAKPINLLFIIDNSSTMGNSAAGSPYALGLQDSTPDDGNLNYADLLPWADQDSTQFKIYPDPDDYDTDGDGTPDVTVPAATKSTWTVYKLTGQSNYVAHITASSYDDFLSKVTCEDAQHALLLGGRFSGSDGWELKNDGTCGKSSAGTTYLGNILNYNEAPPATGETTSQIDLVIGALKSAAEGVKNTIRIGIMEFGHNNKGGQVTFPVSDLSDDTNRAAFFTKLDELSNYVAMTPGNSRPLAESLFDARFYFDMERTSSYTPISNTYVPDSPIQNSCDKNFVILITNGESVGDSDPNMCKDLPAVGSYAGDYDGDDDAGDQCQANVSGNGTHMLDDIAKYAFDSDLSLTFEDKQNIRTHTLLVFTPTNPLLKDAAKDGHGLFAQAGSTNEVSAAIDNILNNIVAEVDTAFTAPVVPTSPENRTYSGSRVYLGFFKPISGTSWHGNLKKFGINALSEIVDQNGEVATCPDPNDTTLACDGIPSGGFKLNAQSYWSLNADAGDVEDGGVGEGLVERDLSTRMLYSNLTTETDLTHTSNRFNTTNVTAGMLDITSMDPTQDAADAVALVDYIYGYDTGDENGDGSTTDTRDWVMGDILHSKPLIVNYNSYIFTEDNEVDPAVNKTMIFVGSNDGMLHAFRDADGQEMWSFVPDNIIPELKELTSGSHPYYMDSSPVAYIYDKDGDGNIGPIAETMAGDLDPFGVTDNGLDDKVILVFGQRRGGNAYYALDVTDPLNPKFLWKFDNTTTDGSGNVLFPHLGQTWSEPQMHLMKIGTERKVVAFIGAGYDKEEDSRFGSTFNFPDPLDPLVGEGNVTSASDVNPNSPLTSRPDAKGRGVYAFEVATLNSSGVPTIPTAPTKIWGYTASNDSWLKVAIPSDITVLDSDFDGYADRLYVGDLGGRLWRFSVGSTDPANWTGRVIFWAGASEGRKIFYRPSVVQEPGYWMVAFGTGDRAHPLNTAVVDRLYMVKDMGQNTDATVVNYPTNGNLIDVTGNELQLETTTAADQQAILDSLNADTTFGWYIDLDRLNEENTHGGEKVLASPLIFNKVAYYTTYMPTAPSALSTDPCEVGNLGISRLYAVDYKTGEAVLNFYPYNDVDDPTSVSNTRALNEVDDVLRKEDRSLALGIGIPSGLVVVMPPSGDATLLIGCGGGLCSENPVSGGTIFQIYWKEW, encoded by the coding sequence ATGTTTAGACCTATAAATACAATCGTAACGCTTCTGCTTTTGTTGCTGCTGGCTGTCTGCCCTTTGTCCGCCGTGGCGGCAGACACCTTTCTGGGCGACTCGGCCATCTACGCCTACAGCCCTCCGGCCGACCCGGACGCCGAAGTGGCCAAACCCATTAATCTGCTCTTCATCATCGACAACAGCTCGACCATGGGGAACTCTGCCGCCGGCAGCCCCTATGCGTTGGGGTTGCAGGATTCAACCCCCGATGACGGCAATTTGAACTATGCCGACCTGCTGCCTTGGGCAGATCAAGACTCGACCCAGTTCAAAATTTATCCAGACCCAGACGACTATGACACCGACGGCGACGGTACCCCTGACGTCACGGTCCCGGCAGCTACGAAAAGCACCTGGACGGTTTACAAGCTGACCGGGCAGTCCAACTATGTCGCCCATATCACCGCCAGCAGTTACGATGACTTTCTCAGCAAGGTCACCTGTGAAGACGCTCAGCATGCTCTCCTTTTAGGTGGCCGTTTTTCCGGCTCTGACGGCTGGGAGCTCAAAAATGACGGCACCTGCGGCAAAAGCAGCGCCGGCACGACCTACCTGGGTAATATTCTTAACTACAACGAGGCGCCGCCAGCCACCGGTGAAACAACCTCGCAGATCGACCTCGTTATCGGAGCCTTGAAGTCGGCGGCAGAAGGGGTGAAAAACACCATCCGCATCGGCATCATGGAGTTCGGTCATAACAACAAAGGCGGGCAGGTCACCTTCCCGGTCAGTGACCTCTCCGACGATACCAACCGTGCCGCCTTTTTCACCAAACTGGATGAGCTGAGCAACTATGTGGCGATGACACCCGGCAACAGCCGCCCCTTGGCGGAATCCCTTTTTGACGCCCGCTTTTATTTCGACATGGAGCGCACTTCCAGTTACACCCCAATCTCCAATACCTATGTGCCGGATTCGCCCATCCAGAACTCCTGCGATAAAAATTTCGTGATCTTGATCACCAACGGCGAGAGCGTCGGTGACAGCGACCCCAACATGTGCAAAGATCTACCGGCGGTGGGTAGTTATGCCGGGGACTACGATGGCGACGACGACGCCGGTGACCAGTGCCAGGCCAATGTATCCGGCAACGGCACCCACATGCTGGACGATATCGCCAAGTACGCCTTTGATTCGGATCTCTCCTTGACTTTTGAAGACAAGCAGAATATCCGCACGCATACCTTGCTGGTGTTCACCCCCACCAACCCCCTTCTGAAGGACGCCGCCAAAGATGGGCATGGTCTTTTTGCCCAGGCCGGCAGTACCAATGAGGTCAGCGCGGCGATCGACAACATCCTCAACAATATCGTGGCCGAGGTCGATACAGCCTTTACCGCGCCGGTGGTGCCGACCAGCCCCGAAAACAGGACCTATAGTGGTTCCCGCGTCTATCTGGGCTTCTTCAAACCCATTTCGGGGACGTCCTGGCACGGTAATCTGAAAAAGTTCGGTATTAACGCCCTGTCCGAGATCGTCGATCAGAACGGGGAGGTCGCCACCTGTCCTGATCCCAACGATACCACCCTGGCCTGCGATGGCATTCCTTCCGGCGGCTTCAAGCTCAACGCCCAGTCCTACTGGAGTTTAAACGCGGATGCCGGGGATGTCGAAGATGGCGGTGTGGGCGAGGGGTTGGTCGAGCGGGATCTTTCCACGCGCATGCTCTACTCCAACCTCACCACCGAGACAGATCTCACCCACACCAGTAACCGTTTCAATACCACGAATGTCACGGCGGGTATGCTCGATATCACCTCCATGGATCCTACGCAGGACGCCGCCGACGCCGTTGCTCTTGTCGATTACATTTACGGCTATGATACGGGCGACGAAAATGGAGACGGCAGTACCACCGATACCCGCGATTGGGTTATGGGGGATATCCTTCATTCCAAACCGCTGATCGTTAATTACAACTCCTATATTTTTACCGAAGACAATGAAGTGGACCCCGCTGTTAACAAGACCATGATCTTCGTCGGCAGCAACGACGGCATGCTGCACGCTTTCCGCGATGCGGACGGACAGGAGATGTGGTCTTTTGTCCCGGATAACATCATCCCCGAACTCAAGGAACTGACCAGTGGCAGCCATCCTTATTATATGGATTCTTCGCCGGTGGCCTATATCTACGACAAGGATGGCGATGGCAATATCGGCCCGATCGCGGAGACCATGGCGGGCGACCTGGATCCCTTTGGCGTCACCGACAATGGGCTGGACGACAAGGTTATTCTGGTTTTCGGCCAGCGTCGGGGCGGCAACGCCTACTACGCCCTGGATGTGACGGATCCGCTGAATCCCAAGTTTTTGTGGAAGTTTGACAATACCACCACTGATGGCAGCGGCAATGTGCTCTTCCCACACCTGGGGCAGACCTGGAGTGAGCCGCAGATGCACCTGATGAAGATCGGCACCGAGCGCAAGGTCGTGGCTTTTATTGGCGCCGGCTACGACAAGGAGGAAGACAGCCGCTTCGGGTCGACCTTCAATTTCCCTGATCCCCTCGATCCTTTGGTGGGCGAAGGCAACGTCACCAGCGCCTCTGACGTCAACCCGAACAGTCCCTTGACCAGTCGACCTGACGCCAAAGGCAGAGGCGTCTACGCTTTCGAGGTGGCGACCCTGAACAGCAGCGGTGTGCCGACCATCCCGACGGCCCCGACCAAGATCTGGGGCTATACGGCTTCAAACGACTCCTGGCTGAAGGTCGCGATTCCCTCCGACATCACGGTGCTCGATTCCGATTTTGACGGCTACGCCGACCGGCTGTATGTCGGGGATCTGGGCGGCCGGCTCTGGCGCTTTTCCGTGGGCAGCACCGATCCGGCCAACTGGACCGGCCGCGTCATCTTCTGGGCCGGGGCGAGCGAGGGACGCAAGATATTCTATCGCCCCTCGGTGGTGCAGGAGCCGGGCTACTGGATGGTGGCCTTCGGTACCGGCGACCGCGCCCATCCCCTCAATACCGCTGTTGTCGACCGCCTGTACATGGTCAAGGACATGGGGCAGAATACGGATGCCACGGTAGTCAATTATCCAACCAATGGCAACCTGATCGATGTCACCGGCAATGAATTGCAGTTGGAAACCACGACGGCCGCTGACCAGCAGGCTATCCTGGACAGCCTCAATGCGGATACCACTTTTGGCTGGTATATTGATCTCGATCGGCTGAATGAGGAAAATACGCACGGCGGCGAAAAGGTGCTGGCCTCGCCGTTGATTTTCAACAAGGTGGCCTATTACACGACCTATATGCCCACGGCCCCTTCGGCGTTGTCCACCGACCCTTGCGAGGTAGGTAACCTTGGCATTTCGCGCCTTTATGCGGTAGACTACAAAACCGGCGAGGCGGTGTTGAACTTTTATCCTTATAATGATGTGGATGACCCCACCTCCGTTAGCAATACGCGTGCTCTCAACGAGGTCGACGATGTGCTTCGCAAGGAAGACCGTTCCCTTGCTCTCGGCATCGGTATCCCCTCCGGTCTGGTTGTGGTGATGCCTCCGAGTGGTGATGCCACGCTGCTGATCGGTTGCGGCGGTGGCCTCTGCAGCGAAAATCCCGTTTCGGGCGGCACCATATTTCAGATTTACTGGAAGGAGTGGTAA
- a CDS encoding pilus assembly PilX N-terminal domain-containing protein, whose translation MKKLFFLKINLCGKGRGRSLCNERGAALIIALVMLALMSLLGVMALNTTDTELSISRNYRASQQAFYAAERAITYATVSENIYSTIGAGAVTLDGTHATAIAADTPNSHLKTDAVNEVRFLTTGPLPPGSGSDPTYFQSRFYTINVTAEGPSRATSRIEAQVARIVPK comes from the coding sequence ATGAAGAAGTTGTTCTTCCTGAAAATCAATCTTTGTGGCAAGGGCAGGGGCCGAAGCCTGTGCAATGAGCGCGGCGCTGCCTTGATCATCGCTCTGGTCATGCTGGCTCTGATGAGCCTCCTTGGCGTCATGGCCCTGAATACCACCGATACCGAATTGAGTATTTCACGCAACTACCGCGCCAGCCAGCAGGCTTTCTATGCGGCGGAGCGAGCCATTACCTACGCCACCGTCAGTGAGAATATCTATTCAACCATCGGGGCAGGCGCGGTAACTCTCGATGGCACTCATGCCACGGCGATCGCTGCCGATACGCCCAACAGCCACCTGAAAACCGATGCCGTCAATGAGGTGCGTTTTCTGACCACCGGGCCACTGCCGCCGGGCAGCGGTTCTGATCCGACCTATTTCCAGTCGCGTTTTTACACCATCAACGTCACGGCCGAAGGTCCCTCAAGGGCCACGTCGCGCATCGAAGCCCAGGTGGCGCGCATCGTTCCCAAATAA